One genomic window of Thalassoroseus pseudoceratinae includes the following:
- a CDS encoding type II secretion system F family protein yields MGANQTILIAFGSISFLVVALGLAVRDLLSPRRPSDSSLPAGRRGSIRRQKTVFDQKPATTFFGKVDQGFDRLVLEADSVDSPQAAFLLILLSGLLVGGGLWMYSNEVLAAIAGGLLGMMLPLITFSIQRTRRFREIREQMPHVLDMLSRACRAGQNSEQAIQLVGDEMDGAIGREFRRCGRELELGRSFGEVMRSLGNRVRTMDMRILTTTLVVQRRTGGSLPDTLERMSGVVRDRINAQRQMRASTGAGRASTMLVTMIAPLAYLFMFVFHREHLANLYQDPIGRVMLVMAVILEIIGIVWVMTLLRQVD; encoded by the coding sequence ATGGGTGCCAACCAAACCATTCTAATTGCCTTCGGATCGATCAGTTTTTTGGTCGTCGCGTTGGGTTTGGCGGTGCGGGATTTGTTGTCTCCACGACGCCCGTCAGATTCTTCATTGCCAGCCGGTCGACGAGGAAGCATCCGTCGTCAGAAGACCGTCTTCGATCAAAAACCCGCCACGACGTTTTTCGGCAAGGTCGACCAGGGTTTTGATCGACTCGTTCTCGAAGCCGACAGTGTCGACTCACCGCAAGCGGCGTTTCTGCTGATTCTGCTCAGTGGATTGTTGGTCGGTGGTGGCCTGTGGATGTATAGCAATGAAGTTCTCGCCGCCATCGCCGGTGGATTGCTGGGAATGATGTTGCCACTGATTACCTTTTCGATTCAACGAACGCGGCGGTTTCGCGAAATTCGGGAGCAGATGCCGCACGTGCTGGACATGCTCTCGCGAGCGTGTCGGGCAGGGCAGAACTCCGAACAGGCAATTCAATTGGTCGGCGACGAAATGGACGGAGCCATTGGTCGGGAGTTTCGCCGATGCGGTCGCGAGTTGGAACTCGGGCGTTCCTTCGGTGAAGTTATGCGATCGCTGGGTAACCGCGTCCGAACAATGGACATGCGAATTTTGACGACCACGCTGGTGGTTCAACGTCGAACCGGTGGAAGTTTGCCGGATACCCTGGAGCGAATGTCGGGCGTTGTTCGCGACCGCATTAATGCCCAGCGACAAATGCGGGCTAGCACAGGTGCCGGACGAGCATCAACCATGCTCGTCACGATGATCGCACCGTTGGCGTACTTGTTCATGTTTGTCTTCCACCGAGAACATCTGGCGAACTTGTATCAAGACCCGATCGGGCGCGTGATGCTCGTGATGGCGGTCATTTTGGAAATCATCGGTATTGTTTGGGTCATGACGTTGCTTCGGCAAGTTGATTGA
- a CDS encoding type II secretion system F family protein: protein MTLFRDPTFLTWFLGITAVMYWVGMTALAGRRRVRHIQDMYEPGMRKTPGKLRRSLAGLLPVSESGMDRLEQELKRAGYYASFAAIEFLATRNTIVVGLALIGGTAAVLSDPTTSVPELIMIATVVFAALAYLVPRLILKIQSRARLGRIETGLPDALDMVRMCLTGGLPLRGALERVAQEVEFFHPDLAVELEVVRRHAEADTMPKALREFSRRLNTPDVNALATLVSQTERLGTHVAVAVTEFADSVRRQQRQRAEERASKTSIRMLFPVIFCLAPPVFILLLGPPVLQLKNFLKDAHGVDGVLNPETYSELPTNDSSPEN from the coding sequence ATGACTTTGTTCAGAGATCCCACATTCTTGACATGGTTCCTAGGCATCACAGCCGTGATGTACTGGGTGGGGATGACGGCCCTTGCCGGGCGTCGACGGGTCCGGCACATTCAAGACATGTACGAACCGGGAATGCGGAAGACTCCCGGCAAACTGCGTCGCTCACTCGCAGGGTTGCTGCCAGTGTCGGAATCCGGAATGGATCGGCTTGAGCAAGAACTGAAACGAGCCGGTTACTACGCCTCGTTTGCGGCGATCGAATTCCTGGCGACTCGAAATACAATTGTGGTCGGCCTTGCCTTGATCGGCGGAACCGCGGCTGTGCTCTCCGATCCGACGACATCGGTTCCCGAACTCATCATGATCGCAACGGTGGTTTTCGCCGCACTCGCCTACCTGGTTCCTCGTTTGATTCTGAAAATCCAATCACGGGCACGTTTGGGACGGATCGAAACCGGTCTGCCCGATGCACTGGACATGGTGAGGATGTGCTTGACCGGCGGCCTTCCGTTACGCGGAGCGTTGGAACGGGTCGCACAGGAAGTGGAGTTCTTCCATCCCGATTTAGCCGTGGAGTTGGAAGTTGTCCGCCGACACGCCGAAGCCGACACGATGCCCAAAGCGTTGCGAGAATTCTCTCGCCGGCTGAACACACCGGATGTCAATGCCTTGGCGACATTGGTCAGCCAAACCGAGCGTTTAGGAACACACGTCGCAGTTGCAGTGACGGAGTTCGCGGACAGCGTCCGTCGGCAACAACGTCAACGAGCGGAAGAGCGAGCCAGCAAAACGAGTATTCGGATGCTGTTCCCCGTCATCTTCTGTCTGGCTCCGCCGGTGTTCATTCTACTTCTCGGCCCACCCGTGTTGCAGCTGAAGAACTTCTTGAAAGATGCCCACGGCGTCGACGGCGTCCTCAACCCCGAAACCTACAGCGAACTGCCAACTAACGACAGCTCCCCTGAGAACTGA
- a CDS encoding tetratricopeptide repeat protein: MRFSWMRHSLTAAMISGALCGCANLSDRNATTATPTEQAANEFQVRSSMARLHERQGDLAKARTMFEQLVLEHPEKVELHHRLMVIYTRLDQHDLASQQFELARQLKPDNASLYADRGYALYLAGDLEQAESLLKHAYELDSQDERVVVNLATVTGAMGRVDESWSLFRRVLDDAEAHANVGFVLMQRGELGLAKKHYSIALDLDPKSNAAKNALVQIAYWEEKQRSAKPRVVASVTPTTNQTAAPVQLASATAPPQSAPAPVDSEPTPERPSQPWFGSATVTVEATPPVVDMPSRLVPTPPQGQTSESNWQLPTAVAPGQ; this comes from the coding sequence ATGCGATTCTCTTGGATGCGACACTCTCTGACAGCAGCGATGATTAGCGGGGCTTTGTGCGGTTGTGCGAATCTTTCCGACCGAAATGCAACAACGGCCACTCCCACCGAGCAAGCCGCCAACGAGTTCCAAGTCCGCTCAAGCATGGCGCGTCTTCATGAACGTCAGGGAGACTTGGCGAAAGCTCGGACGATGTTCGAGCAATTGGTTCTTGAGCACCCGGAGAAAGTGGAGTTGCATCATCGGTTGATGGTCATCTACACGAGACTTGATCAGCACGACTTGGCGAGTCAGCAATTTGAGTTGGCTCGTCAATTGAAACCAGACAACGCCAGCTTGTACGCCGATCGCGGATACGCATTATATTTGGCGGGCGACCTTGAGCAGGCCGAGAGCTTGCTCAAACATGCGTACGAGCTGGATTCGCAAGATGAGCGAGTCGTGGTTAATCTGGCGACCGTCACCGGTGCGATGGGCCGAGTCGATGAAAGCTGGAGCCTATTCCGGCGTGTCCTCGACGACGCCGAGGCCCATGCGAATGTCGGATTCGTGTTGATGCAACGTGGTGAATTGGGCTTGGCGAAGAAGCATTACTCGATCGCTTTGGACCTCGATCCCAAATCGAATGCCGCGAAGAACGCTTTAGTGCAGATCGCTTATTGGGAAGAAAAGCAGCGATCCGCGAAGCCTCGCGTCGTGGCTTCCGTCACGCCGACAACCAACCAAACCGCTGCCCCAGTGCAATTGGCATCGGCAACCGCTCCGCCGCAATCGGCCCCTGCTCCGGTAGATTCCGAACCAACTCCCGAAAGGCCGTCACAACCTTGGTTCGGAAGCGCCACGGTGACTGTCGAAGCGACTCCGCCAGTTGTCGACATGCCGTCAAGACTCGTTCCAACGCCACCCCAGGGCCAAACATCTGAAAGCAACTGGCAGCTTCCCACGGCGGTGGCCCCCGGTCAATGA
- a CDS encoding type II and III secretion system protein family protein, whose translation MVPRIWKRLTACCVTCTASVAGLATNVVAQQPVPPPSLQVEEKVQSLVEEILTTEVELEVQKRRAKILRMKKPIFRTAVADPTIVEIVPFGAREVEFIGKETGSTSVTIWTGTEQEPQLLTILISVTKDDAVADRRQLEYAELEAMINELFPNSRIQLIPVADKVIIRGQARDEEEATQILSMLRQNTGGGNGAGLGNLSPVADGTVAEAFPDAGDLPQANLINMLEVPGEKQVMLKVRIAELKRSAMRQLGSDFNFDVGDFAFNSVLAGGGNLSLSGTFDNDSFSLMLRALETNGSAQILAEPNLVVISGRTATFLAGGEFAVPTTVGIGGVGAATTSFKSFGTQLAFTPTVTDKDRIRLQVAPTFSSINQENSVGGIPGLDSRTVSTVVDMREGQVFAIAGLLQEQQRGDISRIPILGSIPGLNTLFANRSVSRDETELLILVSPELVHPLEPEQAPVILPGMEVTEPNDLDFYWYGDIEGRPNHHHRSTVWPLYRNRLRRCGGVEGVRATEEYYIEGPVGFSP comes from the coding sequence ATGGTGCCGAGGATCTGGAAACGGTTGACTGCATGTTGTGTCACTTGCACCGCGTCGGTCGCCGGTCTAGCCACCAATGTTGTTGCCCAGCAACCTGTTCCACCGCCGTCACTGCAGGTGGAAGAAAAGGTGCAATCGCTGGTCGAAGAAATCCTCACGACGGAAGTTGAACTCGAAGTTCAAAAACGACGTGCGAAGATTCTTCGAATGAAGAAGCCGATTTTCCGGACCGCGGTCGCTGACCCGACCATCGTTGAGATTGTTCCGTTCGGGGCTCGGGAAGTTGAGTTCATCGGGAAAGAGACCGGCAGCACATCGGTCACGATTTGGACCGGCACCGAACAAGAACCACAACTGTTGACCATTCTGATCAGCGTGACCAAAGACGACGCGGTCGCAGATCGTCGGCAACTGGAATATGCCGAATTGGAAGCAATGATCAACGAACTGTTTCCGAACAGTCGAATTCAGCTGATTCCAGTTGCGGACAAAGTCATCATTCGCGGCCAAGCCCGTGATGAAGAAGAAGCCACCCAAATCCTTTCGATGCTCCGCCAAAACACCGGCGGAGGAAATGGTGCTGGACTGGGAAATCTGTCGCCCGTGGCGGATGGAACCGTTGCAGAAGCGTTTCCCGACGCCGGTGATCTTCCCCAGGCCAATTTGATCAACATGCTCGAAGTGCCTGGTGAGAAGCAGGTGATGCTCAAAGTGCGGATTGCCGAACTCAAGCGGTCGGCGATGCGGCAACTTGGTTCGGACTTCAACTTCGACGTTGGCGATTTCGCGTTCAACTCAGTATTGGCCGGCGGTGGCAACCTGAGTTTGTCCGGCACGTTCGACAACGATAGTTTTTCGTTGATGCTTCGGGCGTTGGAAACCAATGGGTCGGCTCAAATTCTGGCCGAACCGAACTTGGTGGTGATCAGTGGGCGAACGGCGACGTTCCTGGCCGGTGGTGAATTTGCGGTTCCGACGACTGTCGGGATTGGCGGTGTCGGAGCGGCAACGACTTCCTTCAAGAGCTTCGGGACACAACTCGCGTTCACACCAACCGTGACGGACAAAGACCGCATTCGGTTGCAGGTCGCACCGACTTTCAGTTCGATTAACCAAGAGAACTCCGTCGGCGGAATCCCCGGCTTGGATTCGCGAACGGTGAGCACGGTCGTCGACATGCGGGAAGGACAAGTCTTCGCAATTGCCGGACTGCTGCAAGAACAACAACGCGGTGATATCAGTCGGATTCCGATTCTCGGCAGCATTCCCGGCTTGAACACACTGTTCGCGAACCGCTCGGTTTCGAGGGACGAAACGGAATTGTTGATTCTCGTTAGTCCGGAATTGGTTCATCCACTGGAACCGGAACAGGCTCCAGTGATTCTGCCGGGGATGGAAGTAACGGAACCAAACGACTTGGATTTCTATTGGTACGGGGACATTGAAGGTCGTCCGAACCATCATCATCGCAGTACGGTTTGGCCGCTGTACCGTAACCGACTTCGACGCTGCGGCGGTGTGGAAGGTGTGCGGGCGACGGAAGAATACTACATCGAGGGACCGGTTGGTTTCTCACCATAA
- a CDS encoding helix-turn-helix domain-containing protein, with translation MTEPVPPDDIQNHLCQRVRELRKDRGWSLDALSAACGVSRSMLSQIERGQANPTLAVTARIARAFEMSIGELIETPEASSKISVIRAEDRQYHYRSDEFCTIRTLSPLHLEKDVEFYQVTFRSGGELKSAAHFEGTREFLTVEKGRVRVISAGDTIELSKGDSASYRADVPHAIENAGRSEAVIFLVDIYRSG, from the coding sequence ATGACCGAGCCGGTACCGCCAGACGACATCCAAAACCACCTGTGCCAGCGAGTTCGCGAACTCCGTAAGGATCGCGGGTGGAGTTTGGATGCGCTTTCAGCCGCGTGTGGTGTTTCGCGAAGTATGCTCAGTCAGATTGAGCGAGGCCAAGCAAACCCCACACTCGCGGTGACCGCTCGCATCGCACGCGCGTTTGAAATGTCGATCGGTGAACTGATCGAAACGCCGGAAGCGTCCTCAAAAATCTCCGTCATTCGGGCGGAAGATCGGCAATACCACTACCGGTCGGACGAATTCTGCACGATCCGCACACTGAGTCCGCTGCACCTGGAGAAGGATGTTGAGTTCTACCAGGTCACGTTCCGAAGCGGCGGCGAGCTGAAGAGTGCCGCTCATTTTGAGGGAACGCGGGAGTTTCTCACCGTCGAGAAGGGGCGGGTGCGGGTCATCAGTGCGGGTGACACGATCGAGCTTTCGAAGGGGGATTCGGCCAGTTATCGAGCCGATGTCCCGCACGCCATCGAAAACGCCGGCCGCAGCGAAGCGGTGATCTTTCTCGTCGATATCTACCGCTCTGGCTGA